One Chloroflexota bacterium DNA segment encodes these proteins:
- a CDS encoding extracellular solute-binding protein: MRSRFALRLLLLFTLLSACGQAANPTQPSQSDQTSSNDLVLRLLYGSEKQLWIDAVVSDFNASSAKTASGQRIQVEAVPVGSLETINGLLDGSQQADLWSPASSLSLPLANQRWKTAKGELLFSDQTPASLVLSPVVIGMWKPMAQALGYPDKQIGWADLADLATSGKTWADFGHPEWGAFQFGHTHPEFSNSGLATIVAMAYAANQKTSDLTVADLDKPETASLINAVEQSVIHYGSSTGFFAKTMYEHGSSYLSAAILYENLIIESYDQALYPNLELPMVAIYPKEGSFWSDHPLVVLETERMNADKRAAAQVFQEFLLAQPQQAKAMQYGFRPANVDISLAAPIDTAHGVDPSQLQVALPTPSADVLQAITQLWQQHKKQVDVALIIDTSGSMRQENRLREAKTALGDFIDIFADQDNVQVTIFSTNATELSDLSPIGPKRADLHTRIDGLVADGETRLYSTIGEVYADIQQQTEEQRIRALVVLTDGEDTASSLSLEQLNEQIRQDEAGTSIKIFTIAYGSDANQEVLQRIAEITGAKSYTGDPATIRQVYHEIATFF, translated from the coding sequence ATGCGTTCTCGATTTGCTCTACGCTTATTGTTGCTCTTCACACTTTTGAGCGCCTGTGGTCAGGCAGCTAACCCAACCCAACCAAGCCAATCAGATCAAACGAGCAGTAATGATCTGGTGTTGCGCTTGCTCTATGGCAGCGAAAAGCAACTCTGGATTGATGCGGTGGTGAGCGATTTTAACGCCAGCTCAGCTAAAACCGCTAGCGGCCAACGCATTCAGGTCGAAGCAGTGCCCGTTGGTTCGCTCGAAACGATCAACGGCTTGCTTGATGGTTCGCAACAGGCCGATTTATGGAGTCCAGCGAGCAGTTTATCCTTGCCATTAGCCAATCAACGTTGGAAGACGGCTAAAGGCGAATTGCTGTTTAGCGACCAAACTCCCGCTTCGTTGGTGCTTAGCCCAGTTGTAATTGGCATGTGGAAGCCAATGGCTCAAGCCTTGGGCTACCCCGATAAGCAAATTGGCTGGGCGGATTTGGCCGATTTGGCGACTAGTGGCAAAACTTGGGCCGATTTTGGCCATCCTGAGTGGGGTGCATTTCAGTTTGGCCACACGCACCCTGAGTTCTCCAATAGTGGGCTTGCCACGATTGTGGCGATGGCCTACGCTGCCAATCAAAAAACCAGCGATCTGACTGTCGCTGATTTGGATAAGCCCGAAACTGCCAGTTTGATCAATGCTGTTGAGCAATCAGTCATTCACTATGGCTCAAGCACAGGCTTTTTTGCCAAAACCATGTATGAGCATGGCTCTTCGTATTTGTCGGCGGCGATTTTGTATGAAAATCTCATCATCGAGTCGTATGATCAAGCCTTGTATCCCAACCTTGAGTTGCCGATGGTGGCGATTTACCCCAAAGAAGGCTCATTTTGGAGTGACCATCCTTTGGTGGTGCTAGAAACCGAGCGCATGAATGCCGACAAACGGGCTGCAGCGCAAGTATTTCAAGAGTTTTTGCTGGCTCAACCCCAACAAGCCAAGGCCATGCAATATGGTTTTCGGCCTGCCAATGTTGATATTAGCCTAGCAGCGCCGATTGATACCGCGCATGGCGTTGATCCAAGCCAATTGCAAGTTGCCTTGCCAACGCCTTCGGCAGACGTTTTGCAGGCCATAACCCAATTGTGGCAGCAGCACAAAAAGCAAGTTGATGTAGCCTTGATTATTGATACTTCTGGCTCGATGCGCCAAGAAAACCGTTTGCGCGAAGCCAAAACTGCGCTTGGCGATTTTATCGATATCTTTGCTGATCAAGATAATGTGCAGGTGACGATTTTCAGCACCAATGCAACCGAGCTTTCCGATCTCTCGCCGATTGGCCCCAAACGGGCCGATTTGCATACTCGCATCGATGGCTTGGTGGCCGATGGCGAAACTCGTTTGTACAGCACAATTGGCGAAGTCTATGCCGATATTCAGCAACAAACCGAAGAGCAGCGGATTCGCGCTTTGGTGGTGTTGACTGATGGCGAAGATACGGCTAGCTCATTAAGTTTAGAACAATTGAATGAGCAAATTCGCCAAGATGAAGCTGGCACATCGATTAAAATTTTCACGATTGCCTATGGCTCTGATGCCAATCAAGAGGTTTTGCAACGAATTGCCGAAATAACCGGAGCGAAATCGTATACTGGCGATCCGGCGACAATTCGTCAGGTTTATCATGAAATTGCTACATTTTTCTAG
- a CDS encoding substrate-binding domain-containing protein: MRKAWVVAAGFFLICALVVVAVSQGWLASSAPLAILPTRVPGTPDPSQAIKLQLVYSSEKEAWLKQSVNAWLATNPTVDGKPIQVELISRGSQEIVAQLQDGRLRPTAISPASTLQITQINAAQIDGKTNLAADAEPLLISPLVLAAYEGSPAANLLKSQDPQLWQALHDGVLIPQRSQKILFAQTSPTTSNSGFQAWILMAYAYHNKASGLTAGDVNDPQFVEWLQGYAKNVEQFAESTGSLMQKMVQFGPSSYGAAVVYESTALEYLPKAQGRFGKLILVYPPQNLYSDHPLAILDASWSSDDQREAAGSLREFLLAKPQQTTAVQQGFRPVDPDIAIDAADSPFVKYQSSGVQMSIPNLAAEPDAATIKAVLDLWNSLATSVKR, encoded by the coding sequence ATGCGTAAGGCATGGGTGGTTGCAGCTGGCTTTTTTCTGATTTGTGCGTTAGTCGTGGTTGCGGTGAGCCAAGGTTGGTTGGCTTCATCAGCGCCCTTGGCAATTTTGCCCACGCGGGTGCCTGGCACGCCCGACCCAAGCCAGGCAATTAAGTTGCAATTAGTCTATAGCAGTGAAAAAGAGGCTTGGCTCAAGCAATCGGTCAATGCCTGGCTGGCAACCAATCCGACTGTCGATGGCAAGCCGATTCAAGTCGAGTTAATTTCGCGTGGTTCGCAAGAGATTGTGGCTCAGTTGCAGGATGGACGTTTGCGGCCAACCGCGATCAGCCCCGCCAGTACCTTACAAATTACCCAAATTAATGCCGCCCAAATCGATGGTAAAACCAATTTGGCTGCTGATGCCGAACCGTTGTTGATTTCGCCATTGGTGCTAGCTGCCTACGAAGGTTCGCCCGCCGCCAACTTATTGAAATCGCAAGATCCTCAGCTTTGGCAAGCATTGCACGATGGGGTTTTAATCCCCCAGCGCAGTCAAAAAATTCTATTTGCCCAAACTAGCCCGACCACTTCAAATAGCGGTTTTCAGGCTTGGATTTTGATGGCCTATGCTTACCATAATAAAGCTAGTGGCTTAACCGCTGGGGATGTTAATGATCCTCAATTTGTGGAATGGCTCCAAGGCTACGCCAAAAATGTTGAGCAATTTGCTGAAAGCACTGGCTCATTGATGCAGAAAATGGTGCAATTTGGGCCAAGTAGCTATGGTGCAGCCGTGGTCTATGAAAGCACTGCGCTTGAATATTTGCCCAAAGCCCAAGGCCGTTTTGGTAAATTAATCTTGGTGTATCCACCACAAAATCTCTATAGCGACCATCCTTTGGCAATTTTGGATGCCTCGTGGAGCAGCGACGATCAACGTGAAGCTGCTGGGTCATTGCGCGAATTTCTACTTGCCAAGCCGCAACAAACCACGGCTGTCCAACAAGGCTTTCGCCCAGTCGATCCCGATATTGCAATCGATGCCGCCGATTCGCCTTTTGTTAAATATCAAAGTTCTGGAGTGCAAATGAGCATTCCAAATTTGGCGGCTGAGCCAGATGCTGCCACGATCAAGGCAGTGCTGGATTTGTGGAACTCGCTAGCGACCAGTGTTAAACGCTAA
- a CDS encoding nuclear transport factor 2 family protein, translated as MNNDDFRGWCSSLATVWNQQKLAVLPKLFSPAIRYQEHPFEPALHGLAAVIGYWRTTLAQHEQVECVITPVIFAHGRGVAEWRTKLYHHNQQQAQTLVGIFIVNFDAYGQATELREWWLAQAVEEQHLCNALD; from the coding sequence ATGAACAACGATGATTTTCGAGGCTGGTGTAGCAGCCTCGCCACAGTTTGGAACCAACAGAAACTGGCTGTTTTACCCAAATTATTCAGCCCAGCCATTCGTTATCAAGAACATCCTTTTGAGCCGGCCTTGCATGGTTTGGCGGCAGTGATTGGCTATTGGCGCACAACCTTGGCCCAGCATGAACAAGTCGAATGTGTGATTACGCCAGTCATCTTTGCCCATGGGCGAGGAGTTGCCGAATGGCGCACCAAGCTCTATCACCACAATCAACAGCAAGCCCAAACTTTAGTCGGAATTTTTATTGTGAATTTTGATGCCTATGGTCAGGCTACCGAACTCCGTGAATGGTGGTTGGCGCAGGCAGTTGAGGAGCAACATTTATGCAACGCATTGGATTAA
- a CDS encoding SDR family oxidoreductase: protein MQRIGLITGASRGLGLALAQQLALEGWHLIITGRGATALEQARAALATRTTVQAIAGDIADPSHHQALVVAAQEWGGLDLLINNASILGPSPQPNLLDYPLDVLAQVYAINVFAPLAAIQALAPSFKPSIRIINISSDAAVQAYEGWGGYGSSKAALDQLTAILAAEQPTWRVYTLDPGDMNTQMHQEAFPGEDISDRPPPEASVPAILRLINDDLPSGRYRK, encoded by the coding sequence ATGCAACGCATTGGATTAATTACTGGTGCTTCGCGTGGTTTAGGCTTAGCCTTGGCGCAACAATTAGCCTTGGAGGGCTGGCACTTAATTATTACTGGCCGTGGAGCAACTGCGCTTGAGCAGGCCCGCGCCGCCTTGGCAACTCGCACAACAGTTCAAGCAATTGCTGGCGATATTGCCGACCCGTCCCATCACCAAGCCTTGGTGGTTGCTGCTCAAGAATGGGGTGGCCTTGATCTCTTGATCAATAATGCGAGCATTTTGGGGCCAAGCCCCCAGCCAAATCTGCTCGATTACCCGCTTGACGTGCTAGCCCAAGTGTATGCAATTAACGTTTTTGCTCCATTGGCAGCAATTCAAGCCTTGGCTCCAAGTTTCAAGCCTAGCATTCGAATTATCAACATCAGCAGCGATGCGGCAGTACAAGCCTACGAGGGTTGGGGCGGCTATGGCTCAAGTAAAGCTGCGCTCGATCAATTAACTGCAATTTTGGCCGCCGAACAACCAACATGGCGAGTGTATACCCTCGATCCGGGCGATATGAATACCCAAATGCATCAAGAGGCCTTTCCTGGCGAGGATATTAGTGATCGGCCACCGCCAGAAGCAAGTGTTCCTGCAATCTTGCGCCTAATTAACGATGATCTGCCAAGTGGGCGTTATCGGAAGTAA
- a CDS encoding S-adenosylmethionine:tRNA ribosyltransferase-isomerase: MLATIDFELPAVLEAGEPPEARGLERDQVRLMVSHSRSNQIEHYRFDQLATILQAGDVLAINTSGTLNAAIPATNAAGERLIVHLSTQLLAELWLVEVRQPYATSSQPYRAPLAGSSLNLPSGGQIDIHRGYANDGPTISRLWVASLRLPQPLPHYLAEHAKPIHYQYVANNWPNSYYQTVYATELGSAEMPSAGRAFSERLLTRLVAQGIQIAPLLLHTGVASLEDHEPPYAEWYSLPATSADLINRARADRRRVIAVGTTSVRAIESTVDQRCLVHPQTGWTELVITPERGLHAVDGILTGLHEPKATHLAMLAALAGYQHLDLCYREALDQHYLWHEFGDLHLILP; this comes from the coding sequence ATGCTTGCAACGATCGATTTTGAATTGCCCGCCGTGCTTGAGGCAGGTGAGCCACCCGAAGCGCGTGGCCTTGAGCGCGATCAAGTGCGCTTGATGGTTTCGCACAGTCGCTCGAATCAAATTGAGCATTATCGGTTTGACCAACTAGCAACGATTTTACAAGCAGGCGATGTGCTGGCAATTAATACCAGTGGCACACTGAATGCGGCAATTCCGGCGACAAATGCTGCTGGCGAACGCTTAATTGTGCATCTTTCAACTCAGTTGTTGGCTGAGCTATGGCTAGTAGAAGTTCGTCAGCCCTATGCTACCAGCAGCCAGCCCTATCGTGCACCGCTTGCTGGGAGCAGCCTAAATTTACCGTCTGGTGGGCAGATTGATATTCATCGCGGTTATGCCAACGATGGCCCAACTATCAGCCGCTTGTGGGTTGCTAGTTTGCGATTACCTCAGCCCTTGCCGCACTATCTGGCTGAACATGCCAAGCCAATTCATTATCAATATGTGGCGAATAATTGGCCTAACAGCTATTATCAAACGGTCTATGCGACCGAACTTGGCAGCGCCGAAATGCCCTCGGCTGGGCGAGCATTCTCCGAGCGATTATTAACGCGCTTGGTAGCGCAGGGTATCCAAATTGCGCCATTGCTGTTGCACACAGGGGTTGCCAGCCTTGAAGATCACGAGCCGCCCTATGCCGAATGGTATAGTTTGCCAGCAACCAGCGCTGATCTGATCAATCGGGCGCGGGCAGATCGTCGTCGCGTGATCGCCGTCGGCACAACCAGCGTGCGGGCGATCGAAAGCACCGTTGATCAACGGTGCTTGGTGCATCCCCAAACCGGCTGGACAGAATTGGTAATTACTCCAGAACGTGGGTTGCATGCGGTTGATGGTATTTTAACTGGTTTGCACGAACCTAAAGCGACCCATTTAGCGATGCTGGCAGCCTTAGCGGGCTATCAACATTTGGATTTATGCTATCGCGAAGCATTAGACCAGCACTATCTCTGGCATGAATTTGGCGATTTACACTTAATTTTGCCCTAG
- a CDS encoding aminoglycoside phosphotransferase family protein, whose amino-acid sequence MRLMHPNEQPIDYDLVQTLLTSQFPEWAELPLQKVDSAGTDNAIYRLGSDLAVRLPRIDWAVDQIASDFRWLPWLQTQLPLQIPRPIAQGQPTADYPWPWGVYAWLAGENAINARPKHPDLALSQFLHALQRIDSKIGPAPASATSRGVPLIQRDSATRVAIGEAQALLDAERVLAVWDHALQLAPWPHAPVWIHGDLHAGNLLVVDGKINAVIDFGVLAVGDPACDLLPTWNMFDRQTRLHFRQAMAVDAATWLRGRGWALSVAVIALPYYHQSNPVLAQMARYSIEQILADWDLEQI is encoded by the coding sequence ATGCGCTTGATGCACCCAAATGAACAACCAATTGATTATGATTTAGTACAAACTTTATTGACAAGCCAATTCCCTGAATGGGCTGAATTGCCGTTGCAAAAGGTGGATTCAGCAGGAACCGATAATGCAATCTATCGGCTTGGGTCAGATTTGGCAGTGCGGCTCCCACGAATCGATTGGGCCGTCGATCAAATTGCTAGCGATTTTCGTTGGTTGCCATGGTTGCAAACCCAATTGCCATTGCAAATTCCTCGGCCCATTGCCCAAGGTCAGCCAACCGCCGATTATCCTTGGCCGTGGGGCGTTTATGCTTGGCTGGCTGGCGAGAATGCAATTAATGCAAGGCCGAAACATCCAGATCTGGCGTTGAGCCAATTTTTGCATGCGCTCCAACGAATTGATTCAAAGATCGGCCCCGCTCCAGCCTCGGCAACTTCACGGGGTGTACCCTTAATTCAGCGTGACAGTGCTACAAGGGTGGCAATTGGCGAAGCACAGGCCTTGCTCGATGCTGAACGAGTGCTAGCAGTCTGGGACCATGCCCTACAGCTTGCGCCATGGCCACACGCACCAGTTTGGATTCATGGCGATTTGCATGCTGGTAATTTGTTAGTTGTTGATGGCAAGATTAATGCAGTGATTGATTTTGGAGTGTTGGCGGTGGGTGACCCTGCTTGCGATCTACTGCCAACCTGGAATATGTTTGATCGTCAAACGCGGCTGCATTTTCGCCAAGCCATGGCGGTTGATGCCGCCACATGGCTACGTGGGCGGGGCTGGGCGTTGTCGGTGGCCGTAATCGCCTTGCCCTATTATCATCAGAGTAACCCTGTATTGGCTCAGATGGCCCGCTATAGCATCGAGCAAATTCTCGCTGATTGGGACTTGGAGCAAATATGA
- a CDS encoding DUF1330 domain-containing protein yields the protein MSIYFTQLIYLNEGQAAVFEQFEAQVLPLLAQHNGRLLLRIRPTDTTIIEQTLEPPYEIHLLEFASQADFERYLADPQRQAYLPLKDQAIRSTFVIQGHVL from the coding sequence ATGAGCATCTATTTTACCCAATTAATTTACCTAAACGAAGGCCAAGCAGCAGTATTCGAGCAATTTGAAGCGCAGGTTTTGCCGTTGTTGGCGCAGCATAACGGGCGGTTGCTGTTGCGTATTCGTCCAACTGACACAACGATCATCGAGCAAACGCTTGAACCGCCCTACGAAATTCATCTGCTTGAATTTGCTTCGCAGGCCGATTTCGAGCGCTACCTTGCAGATCCTCAGCGCCAAGCCTATTTACCCTTGAAAGACCAAGCCATTCGTTCAACGTTTGTTATTCAGGGGCACGTGCTTTAA
- a CDS encoding cellulose-binding protein — protein sequence MRYYSLAAYLALLIILTGVIYPPPSAAQAADQSPLGVNLEAMQDWSDDLALLDFFKTSREWIPQCRVGQDAGCTQKKSWDTGEYQLIDLDSRGWVRSLPKPSDAPIFTSISTLIMLGDPRLDFSGQYVVLYKGEGTIEYPLGVTNVSSAPGRDVITVGHDGYVQIKITATDPFNTGNYLRDMHVVPIAYETSYKTQVFDPRFLERLSSTKVIRFMDWMRTNETTQVAWADRPVVNDARYTTKKGVPLEIMAALTNRLGNDAWFNLPHTANDDYMRRFAAKAKQLLNGDIEVYIEFSNEVWNGMFPQAQYAVNQGLALFDDPDDDIDLDPFQSGMNWHGMRTAQMCDIWKAAWGDQANRVHCVAGSQAGNLWVSQQILGCPLWTDGDPCVDHGIEALAVAPYFGGYLGDPKNATKVSTWTLDQLFTEIQTGGVLANGPAGGALAQASQWMIDSASVADEFGVEMVAYEGGQHLVGHGGAENNDALTALFGAANRDPRMESVYRQHLDDWRSNGGHTFVAFNFTGTYSKWGNWGALEYVTQPSSPKWTALTDWAEANPCWWEGCN from the coding sequence ATGCGTTATTATTCGTTGGCTGCGTATCTGGCATTGTTAATTATTCTGACTGGGGTGATTTATCCGCCGCCCAGCGCTGCCCAAGCCGCCGATCAATCGCCGTTAGGAGTTAATCTTGAGGCGATGCAGGATTGGAGCGATGATCTGGCGCTGTTGGATTTTTTCAAAACGTCGCGTGAATGGATTCCTCAATGTCGGGTTGGCCAAGACGCTGGCTGTACCCAGAAAAAGAGTTGGGATACTGGCGAATATCAGCTGATTGATCTTGACAGCCGAGGCTGGGTACGTTCACTGCCCAAACCCAGCGATGCCCCCATTTTTACCAGCATCTCAACTTTGATTATGCTGGGTGATCCACGACTGGATTTTAGTGGTCAGTATGTGGTGTTGTACAAAGGCGAAGGCACGATCGAATATCCCTTGGGCGTAACCAATGTTAGCTCCGCGCCAGGCCGCGATGTCATTACTGTTGGCCACGATGGCTATGTCCAAATCAAAATTACCGCGACTGATCCATTCAATACTGGCAACTATTTGCGTGATATGCATGTTGTGCCAATTGCCTACGAAACGAGCTATAAAACCCAAGTCTTCGATCCACGCTTTCTAGAGCGACTGAGTTCAACCAAGGTTATTCGCTTTATGGATTGGATGCGCACAAACGAGACTACGCAGGTAGCGTGGGCTGATCGGCCAGTCGTCAACGACGCTCGCTATACGACCAAGAAGGGCGTTCCCTTAGAAATTATGGCGGCGCTGACCAATCGGCTGGGCAATGATGCTTGGTTTAATCTGCCGCATACCGCCAACGATGACTATATGCGGCGTTTTGCCGCCAAAGCCAAGCAGTTGCTCAATGGCGATATTGAGGTCTATATTGAGTTTTCCAATGAAGTCTGGAACGGTATGTTTCCTCAAGCCCAGTATGCGGTAAATCAAGGGTTGGCGCTCTTTGATGATCCAGATGATGACATTGATCTTGATCCATTCCAAAGTGGTATGAACTGGCATGGGATGCGAACAGCGCAGATGTGCGATATCTGGAAGGCTGCTTGGGGCGATCAAGCGAATCGAGTGCATTGTGTTGCTGGTTCGCAAGCAGGCAATCTCTGGGTTAGTCAACAAATCTTAGGCTGTCCGCTTTGGACTGATGGTGATCCATGTGTTGATCATGGAATTGAAGCCTTGGCGGTAGCGCCCTATTTTGGTGGCTATCTAGGCGATCCCAAGAACGCAACGAAAGTATCAACCTGGACACTCGATCAGCTTTTCACCGAAATTCAGACAGGTGGTGTTTTAGCAAATGGGCCAGCAGGCGGAGCATTGGCACAGGCAAGCCAATGGATGATCGATTCGGCCAGCGTTGCCGATGAGTTTGGGGTTGAAATGGTAGCTTATGAAGGTGGCCAGCATTTGGTTGGCCATGGTGGAGCCGAAAACAACGATGCGCTTACCGCCTTATTTGGGGCTGCCAATCGCGATCCACGTATGGAGTCAGTCTATCGCCAACATCTTGATGATTGGCGCAGCAATGGCGGACATACATTTGTTGCCTTCAACTTCACCGGAACCTACAGCAAGTGGGGCAACTGGGGCGCTTTGGAATATGTCACCCAACCTAGCTCTCCAAAATGGACAGCCTTGACTGATTGGGCAGAGGCCAACCCTTGCTGGTGGGAAGGCTGCAACTAA